One part of the Coriobacteriia bacterium genome encodes these proteins:
- a CDS encoding carboxypeptidase-like regulatory domain-containing protein translates to MLRRRTIRGAAALLVATALMFAWVAPAQALFPIIIPHFPIYWFLQGIQGTVTNSGNGAPVSGIVVSAYDTSDGSYQWSDVTNSAGQYSLWLANGTYRVQFRDPAGRFGEQWWGLLASAQPNYASALNLTVSGAYVTGISPALHQAATIKTVVRRFGHPMTMLPGQFVIVQQKDGSGHLQQWSATTGSDGAAAFSGLPWSAVTYKESAIDPTGRFYAGDASSSFAAIIGGVNPIYIDLSPAGASREITPTVPAAKYSEKKNVAFSATGGFSKSLSSGSQIKILAVKGGTSKTFGGKIKSNKYKVSVKLAKGTWTLYALFGGNSTFAANDSYAGKSVKVK, encoded by the coding sequence GTCGCCACCGCGCTAATGTTTGCGTGGGTGGCCCCGGCGCAGGCGCTCTTCCCAATCATCATTCCGCACTTTCCGATCTACTGGTTCCTGCAGGGCATTCAGGGCACAGTGACCAATTCGGGTAATGGCGCCCCCGTCAGTGGAATCGTTGTGAGTGCGTACGACACGTCCGATGGCTCGTACCAGTGGAGTGATGTCACGAACTCGGCTGGGCAGTACTCGCTCTGGCTGGCGAACGGGACCTACCGAGTGCAGTTCCGTGATCCTGCAGGACGCTTTGGCGAGCAGTGGTGGGGCTTGTTGGCGTCTGCACAGCCCAACTACGCTTCCGCATTGAACCTGACCGTCTCCGGGGCGTACGTCACTGGCATTAGTCCAGCTTTGCACCAGGCGGCCACGATCAAGACGGTGGTTCGTCGATTCGGCCATCCGATGACCATGCTTCCGGGCCAGTTCGTTATCGTCCAACAGAAGGACGGCAGCGGTCACTTGCAGCAGTGGTCGGCGACCACGGGCTCGGATGGCGCCGCCGCATTCAGCGGTCTGCCGTGGAGCGCTGTCACCTACAAAGAGTCGGCGATTGACCCGACGGGCCGGTTCTACGCGGGTGATGCGTCAAGCTCGTTCGCTGCGATCATCGGCGGAGTCAACCCGATCTACATCGACCTGTCTCCCGCCGGCGCGAGCCGCGAGATCACGCCAACCGTACCAGCGGCCAAGTACTCGGAGAAGAAGAATGTGGCCTTCTCGGCGACGGGCGGATTCAGCAAGTCGCTTTCGAGCGGATCCCAAATCAAGATCCTCGCGGTAAAGGGCGGCACCAGCAAGACCTTCGGCGGCAAGATCAAGTCCAACAAGTACAAGGTGTCCGTGAAGCTTGCGAAGGGCACGTGGACGCTTTACGCGCTCTTCGGCGGCAACTCGACGTTTGCCGCGAACGATTCCTATGCCGGAAAGTCGGTCAAGGTGAAGTAG